A single Uloborus diversus isolate 005 chromosome 7, Udiv.v.3.1, whole genome shotgun sequence DNA region contains:
- the LOC129225999 gene encoding uncharacterized protein LOC129225999: MSEGLAMGNPLSPILSDIYMHYFETKLFETITFPFYVRYVDDCFVLLDQNHVDNEFLLSTLNSIDPCIQFTIEMETDSSLSFLDVFITKSNDEFMTSVFRKPFAVTLPPHKCSSHPPNQKLASFKAFVFRALNICSSSNSLNAELSYLKAVAFDRGYSPSIIDSIYNKLIKPSHSEKVSASIASYTIVLPYYPKVSHQVAKILKKFGFDTAFSPVNKIKFTNLKDPIDCHSNWGIYSIS; encoded by the coding sequence ATGTCTGAAGGTTTAGCAATGGGTAATCCTTTGAGTcctattttaagtgacatttatatgcactattttgagactaaactttttgaaaccataacgtttccgttctatgttcggtacgttgacgattgctttgttttgcttgACCAAAATCATGTtgataatgaatttttactttctacATTAAATTCTATCGATCCTTGCATTCAATTCACTATTGAAATGGAAACTGatagttctctttcatttttggacgtctttattactaaaagtaatgatgaatttatgacttcggtgtttcgtaagccttttgctgttacactacctcctcacaaatgttcttctcatcctccaaaccaaaagttgGCCTCATTCAAAGCTTTTGTGTTCCGTGCTTTGAACATCTgttcttcctccaattctttaaatgctgagctttcttatcttaaagcagtggctttcgatcgtggttattctcctagcatcattgactcaatttataataagttaattaagccctctcattctgaaaaggtttctgcttctattgcttcgtatactattgttttgccttattatccaaaagttagtcatcaagttgcaaagattttgaagaaatttggtttcgatacagctttttctccagttaataagataaaatttacaaacttaaaggaccccattgattgccatagcaactggggcatttatagcatctcctga